A stretch of Girardinichthys multiradiatus isolate DD_20200921_A chromosome 20, DD_fGirMul_XY1, whole genome shotgun sequence DNA encodes these proteins:
- the rdh20 gene encoding retinol dehydrogenase 10, with product MSLIVDLLLMLIDVTYSILCAVVRTFLHPRLKSIDGELCLITGAGGVLGRLFALEFAKEGAHLILWDCNTAANEQTAQLARKLGVEVRTYTVDLSKRQSIYETAGRVRSEVGDVSILVNNAGVVAGQRLLECPDELLERSLLVNCHALFWMTKAFLPQMKARNHGHIVTIASALGLFTTAFVEDYCASKFGAVGFHESLAHELRAENHYGIKTTLVCPYIIDTGMFAGCEIRKEIQSLIPPLEPLYTAQQSMKAILGEQEMVCIPRIMYIPFIARALLPWEANIVTYRFMGGDKCMLPFIKNAEMKTLNGHMKSSNDAF from the exons ATGAGTCTCATCGTGGACCTGCTGCTGATGCTCATCGATGTTACCTACTCCATTTTGTGCGCCGTGGTGCGCACCTTCCTCCATCCCAGGCTGAAGAGCATCGACGGGGAGCTGTGTCTGATCACGGGAGCCGGGGGCGTCCTGGGTCGACTCTTTGCCCTGGAGTTTGCCAAAGAGGGGGCGCACCTCATCCTGTGGGACTGTAACACGGCTGCCAACGAGCAGACAGCGCAACTGGCTCGGAAGCTGGGAGTGGAAGTGCGCACCTACACCGTGGACCTCTCCAAGCGCCAGAGCATCTACGAGACGGCTGGGAGGGTGAGATCGGAGGTCGGGGACGTGTCTATCCTGGTCAACAATGCGGGGGTGGTGGCCGGACAGAGGCTGCTGGAGTGTCCGGACGAGCTTCTGGAGAGGTCTCTGCTGGTGAACTGCCATGCGCTGTTTTGG ATGACAAAAGCCTTCCTGCCTCAGATGAAAGCAAGAAACCACGGCCACATTGTCACCATTGCCAGTGCCCTGGGATTGTTCACCACAGCATTTGTAGAG GATTACTGTGCCAGTAAGTTTGGTGCTGTCGGTTTCCACGAGTCACTGGCACACGAGCTGCGAGCAGAAAACCATTATGGCATCAAAACCACTTTGGTGTGCCCCTACATTATAGACACAGGGATGTTTGCAGGCTGTGAGATCAG GAAAGAGATTCAGAGTCTGATTCCTCCACTTGAGCCTCTTTATACGGCCCAGCAATCCATGAAAGCCATCCTAGGAGAGCAGGAAATGGTCTGCATTCCTCGCATTATGTACATCCCGTTCATCGCAAGAGC GTTGTTGCCTTGGGAGGCCAACATTGTGACGTATCGGTTTATGGGAGGTGATAAGTGCATGCTACCATTCATCAAGAACGCTGAGATGAAGACCTTGAATGGTCACATGAAATCTTCCAATGATGCCTTCTAG